The Fervidibacillus albus genome contains a region encoding:
- a CDS encoding aldo/keto reductase — protein MNNLTLNNGVKIPQLGFGVWQIPNEEADAAVKKALETGYRSIDTAMIYRNEEGVGKAIAESDVPREEIFVTTKVWNSDQGYDSTLKAFDASLERLGLDYVDMYLIHWPTPKFDQYIDTYKALEKLYKDGRVKAIGVCNFDIDHLERVLDECEIVPAVNQVECHPYFQQKELKEFCESHGIILESYSPLMNGRDVLKDEVINEIAEKYGKTAAQVILRWHIDRSTIVIPKSVTPSRIEENFNVFDFELSSEDMEKIAQLDRNERISAVPSEFHRR, from the coding sequence GTGAATAATTTGACGTTAAACAACGGTGTCAAAATCCCCCAACTGGGCTTTGGCGTTTGGCAAATCCCGAACGAAGAAGCGGATGCCGCTGTAAAAAAAGCGTTGGAAACGGGGTATCGGTCAATCGATACAGCAATGATTTACCGAAATGAGGAAGGCGTTGGAAAAGCCATCGCAGAATCAGATGTTCCTCGGGAGGAGATTTTTGTAACCACAAAGGTATGGAATTCCGATCAAGGATACGATTCCACTTTGAAAGCATTCGATGCAAGTTTGGAGCGATTAGGACTTGATTACGTTGACATGTATTTAATCCATTGGCCAACGCCAAAATTTGACCAGTATATCGATACATATAAGGCATTGGAAAAATTATATAAAGACGGACGGGTAAAGGCAATTGGTGTTTGTAATTTTGATATCGACCATTTAGAGCGGGTTTTGGATGAGTGTGAAATCGTTCCTGCCGTTAATCAAGTGGAATGCCATCCGTACTTTCAACAAAAGGAATTAAAGGAATTTTGTGAATCCCACGGCATCATTTTGGAAAGCTATAGTCCACTAATGAACGGACGGGATGTACTAAAAGATGAAGTGATTAACGAGATTGCTGAAAAATACGGAAAAACAGCGGCACAAGTTATTCTCCGTTGGCATATTGACAGAAGCACAATCGTTATTCCAAAATCGGTCACACCATCACGAATTGAAGAAAACTTTAACGTCTTTGATTTTGAATTATCCAGTGAAGATATGGAAAAAATCGCCCAATTAGATCGAAATGAACGTATCAGTGCAGTTCCTTCCGAATTTCATAGAAGATAA
- a CDS encoding glycogen/starch/alpha-glucan phosphorylase, whose protein sequence is MQHVTPDFLVNKIKEKLFHEKGKTIAEATEKDLFYVLTDIVNEQIIPVWENTKKIYKNKKLKQMYYLSIEYLIGRLIKSNLSNCGMLTATNEALKNLGFDPEKVYAEEDDAGLGNGGLGRLAAGFLDTLASLHYPGHGFGIRYRFGLFDQRIIQGNQVELPDDWLNEPYPWEVRKEEEAVTIQFRGTVHMFRRGDGSLEFKYEHTDKVLAVPYDIPIVGYGNEVVNTLRLWSAEPYYDIGDSVTLAHSKFLHYLDHHHDIEQISGFLYPDDSSFEGKVLRLKQQYFLVSATIQNIIQDYKKHYRMPIRKLPKKVVIQINDTHPSLAIPEMMRILMDEEGLGWDEAWDLTTRIFAYTNHTIMSEALEKWPIDLFKQLLPRIYMIVEEINERFCKGLWLDHPELRDKIPEMAIISYGQIHMARLAIVGSFSVNGVAEIHTEILKKQVMKHFYTISKEKFNNKTNGITHRRWLLQANPRLATLITEIIGNKWKMQPKQLIGLLRYSGDQEILDRFDHVKHENKKALARFIFDQTGIVVDDRSIFDVHIKRIHEYKRQLLNIFHIIYLYNELKENPNLDLTPRTFIFAGKAAPNYHLAKEVIKLINTVASIVNNDGRIRGKLKVIFLENYNVSLAEKIIPAADVSEQISTASKEASGTGNMKLMMNGAVTIGTMDGANIEIHDLVGNENMFIFGLTADEVLNYYKNGGYNARDIYNTDERVRDVLEQLNSGEFGEHVIEFKDIYYNILYHNDPYFVLKDFEPYLEAHEHVEQAYRNRYQWLKMSVTNIAHSGKFSSDQTIQKYVNVIWKIHRL, encoded by the coding sequence TTGCAACATGTAACGCCTGATTTTTTAGTAAATAAAATAAAAGAAAAATTATTTCATGAAAAGGGAAAAACAATTGCTGAAGCTACGGAAAAAGATTTATTTTACGTCCTTACTGATATTGTGAATGAACAAATTATACCCGTTTGGGAAAATACGAAAAAGATATATAAAAATAAAAAATTGAAACAAATGTATTATTTATCGATTGAATATTTAATTGGCCGATTGATAAAAAGTAATTTATCCAACTGCGGTATGTTAACTGCAACGAACGAAGCACTAAAAAATCTCGGATTCGATCCAGAAAAGGTGTATGCTGAGGAGGATGATGCTGGACTAGGAAACGGTGGTCTTGGTCGATTAGCGGCTGGATTTTTAGACACGTTAGCATCACTCCATTACCCAGGCCATGGTTTCGGAATTCGTTATCGATTCGGTCTATTCGATCAACGCATTATTCAAGGTAATCAAGTCGAACTGCCTGATGATTGGCTCAATGAACCGTATCCTTGGGAAGTGAGAAAAGAGGAAGAAGCGGTGACGATTCAATTTCGCGGAACAGTTCATATGTTTCGGCGGGGAGACGGATCTTTAGAATTTAAATATGAACATACCGATAAAGTTTTGGCCGTTCCGTACGATATTCCTATCGTTGGTTACGGAAATGAGGTCGTCAATACCCTTCGTCTTTGGAGTGCGGAACCGTATTATGATATCGGCGATTCAGTTACTTTAGCTCATAGTAAATTTTTGCATTATTTAGATCATCACCACGATATCGAACAAATTTCCGGATTCCTTTATCCAGACGATTCCAGCTTCGAAGGAAAGGTGCTTCGATTAAAGCAACAATACTTCCTCGTTTCCGCCACCATTCAAAATATTATACAGGATTATAAAAAACATTACCGAATGCCGATTCGGAAACTACCGAAAAAAGTCGTCATTCAAATTAACGATACCCATCCGAGTCTGGCCATCCCTGAGATGATGCGTATATTGATGGATGAAGAAGGTCTCGGTTGGGACGAAGCTTGGGATTTAACAACGAGAATTTTTGCTTACACGAACCATACGATAATGAGTGAAGCGTTGGAAAAATGGCCGATTGATTTATTTAAACAACTATTACCCCGTATTTATATGATTGTCGAAGAAATCAATGAGCGGTTTTGTAAAGGGCTTTGGTTGGATCATCCAGAGTTACGGGACAAAATACCGGAGATGGCAATTATATCTTATGGCCAAATCCATATGGCTCGATTGGCAATCGTCGGCAGTTTTAGTGTCAATGGGGTGGCGGAAATTCATACAGAAATATTGAAAAAGCAAGTGATGAAACATTTTTACACGATTTCGAAGGAAAAATTTAATAATAAAACAAACGGGATCACCCATCGCAGGTGGCTTTTACAAGCGAATCCCCGATTAGCTACATTAATTACGGAAATCATCGGAAATAAATGGAAGATGCAACCGAAACAATTAATTGGTTTGTTAAGGTATTCTGGAGACCAAGAAATTCTTGACCGTTTCGATCATGTCAAACATGAAAACAAAAAAGCCCTCGCCCGATTTATTTTTGACCAAACAGGAATTGTCGTCGATGACCGATCGATTTTTGATGTGCATATTAAACGGATCCACGAATATAAACGGCAATTGCTCAATATTTTTCATATTATTTACTTATACAATGAATTGAAGGAAAATCCGAATCTCGATCTTACACCAAGAACGTTTATTTTCGCTGGAAAGGCCGCACCGAATTACCATCTTGCAAAAGAAGTAATCAAACTAATTAATACTGTTGCATCCATCGTCAATAATGACGGACGAATTCGCGGAAAGTTAAAGGTCATCTTTTTAGAAAATTACAACGTTAGTTTAGCGGAAAAAATCATCCCAGCAGCTGATGTAAGTGAACAAATTTCAACGGCGAGTAAAGAGGCATCGGGAACGGGAAATATGAAATTAATGATGAACGGAGCGGTAACGATTGGGACAATGGATGGTGCGAATATTGAAATACACGATTTAGTCGGGAACGAAAACATGTTTATTTTCGGCTTAACAGCGGATGAAGTGTTAAATTATTATAAAAACGGGGGATACAACGCAAGGGATATATACAATACAGACGAACGGGTGCGAGACGTGTTGGAACAATTGAACAGTGGGGAATTCGGAGAGCACGTCATTGAATTTAAAGATATTTATTACAATATTCTTTACCATAACGATCCGTATTTCGTCTTAAAGGATTTTGAACCGTATTTAGAAGCCCATGAACATGTGGAGCAGGCGTATCGGAATCGGTATCAATGGTTAAAAATGAGCGTGACGAATATCGCCCATTCAGGAAAGTTTTCCAGCGACCAAACGATTCAAAAATATGTGAACGTTATATGGAAAATCCATCGACTTTAA
- a CDS encoding glycogen synthase codes for MKNVMFVASECTPFIKTGGLGDVIGSLPQHLKENEGFDVRVILPLYDEIDGKWKEKMEPITSFDVRLGWRNQEAKLFQLDYHGIIYYFIANDYYFTRKGIYGYYDDGERFVFFSHAVIEALKQIDFKPDILHGHDWQTGVAIALSKITQPIEGLKTIFTIHNIKYQGVMPLSTFDDFFNLGPEHRGGMEWEGNLNCMKSALFHADKITTVSPTYAEEIKQPYFSEGLHPILLEREQDLVGIMNGVDTKEYNPLLDPHIYVQYRSARTKKAENKMAFQKEIGLPVGDVPMYIIISRLVEQKGFDLVKHIFDEFLQENIQFVILGTGDEAFEQFFTSRAEQYPEKVRAFITFDEVLSRKMYAAADFFVMPSRFEPCGLTPLIAFQYKTVPIVRETGGLNDSVKPFNEFTGEGNGFSFHNYNAHELLHVLRYSLSVINRPDVWKKLIRNVNKTQFSWKKSAQQYAKLYKAFDAVLA; via the coding sequence ATGAAAAATGTAATGTTTGTAGCCTCAGAATGCACACCGTTTATTAAAACGGGCGGTCTTGGCGATGTGATCGGGTCCCTTCCCCAACATTTGAAGGAAAATGAAGGGTTTGATGTCCGAGTCATTTTACCTTTATACGATGAAATCGATGGGAAATGGAAAGAGAAAATGGAACCGATCACTTCCTTCGACGTTCGCCTCGGTTGGAGAAATCAAGAAGCGAAACTTTTTCAGCTCGACTATCACGGCATAATTTATTACTTTATTGCCAATGATTATTATTTTACCCGTAAAGGTATATACGGCTATTACGATGACGGGGAACGGTTCGTCTTTTTCTCCCATGCGGTCATCGAAGCTTTAAAACAAATCGACTTTAAGCCGGATATTCTTCACGGTCACGATTGGCAGACAGGGGTTGCGATTGCGTTAAGTAAAATAACACAACCGATTGAAGGATTGAAAACGATATTCACGATCCACAATATTAAATATCAAGGAGTGATGCCCCTTTCCACCTTCGACGATTTTTTCAATTTGGGCCCAGAGCATAGAGGAGGAATGGAATGGGAAGGGAATTTAAACTGTATGAAAAGTGCATTATTTCATGCGGACAAAATTACGACTGTAAGCCCGACCTATGCGGAAGAAATTAAACAGCCGTATTTTAGTGAAGGTCTTCATCCGATTTTATTAGAGCGAGAACAGGATTTAGTAGGCATAATGAACGGTGTAGACACGAAGGAATACAACCCGCTTTTGGATCCACATATATACGTTCAATACCGTTCGGCAAGGACGAAAAAGGCAGAGAACAAAATGGCATTTCAAAAGGAAATCGGATTACCCGTTGGTGACGTACCGATGTATATTATTATTTCACGTCTCGTTGAACAAAAAGGATTCGATCTTGTCAAACATATTTTTGATGAATTCCTTCAAGAAAATATTCAATTCGTCATTTTAGGAACGGGTGACGAAGCTTTTGAACAGTTTTTCACTTCCCGCGCAGAACAGTATCCGGAAAAAGTGCGTGCATTCATCACCTTTGATGAAGTGCTATCGCGAAAAATGTATGCAGCGGCCGACTTTTTTGTCATGCCTTCCCGTTTTGAACCGTGTGGCTTAACACCATTAATCGCTTTTCAATATAAAACTGTGCCGATCGTTCGGGAAACCGGGGGATTAAACGATTCAGTAAAACCGTTTAACGAATTTACTGGGGAAGGAAACGGGTTTAGTTTTCATAATTATAACGCCCACGAATTGCTACATGTCCTCCGTTACTCGTTATCGGTTATTAATCGTCCTGATGTATGGAAGAAACTGATACGGAATGTAAATAAAACGCAATTCAGTTGGAAAAAATCAGCACAACAGTATGCAAAGCTGTATAAAGCATTCGATGCAGTCTTAGCATAA
- the glgD gene encoding glucose-1-phosphate adenylyltransferase subunit GlgD, with product MSRLMGLINLEHESQHFHELTYSRSSASIPFAGRYRLIDFPLSNMVNSNIDEVALFIHNKFRSLLDHLGTGASWDLDRTHGGLFLLPIDGSNPMDMTKGDLRFFRHNQDYFLRSPSTHVLISGSQFIANTNYRKAFEYHLERDADVTLITTRINRFLPEHRPLFRIEADDLGWVQQITNDQANPVVFTGVYIINKDLLLALVNDCIAYNRDNFFINGIMDHLSSLKVQSYQFDGPCAFINSIESYYRHNMNLLTEKHYRELFYEQDFVKTKISNNPPVKFKERAAVTNSILSTGCIIDGNIEKSILFRGVEVKKGAVIKNSIIMQRCTIEEDVYLENVILDKDVQITKGQKLIGSTQKPFVIAKRQVV from the coding sequence ATGAGTAGATTAATGGGACTGATTAATTTGGAACACGAATCACAACATTTTCACGAACTGACTTATTCCCGGAGTTCTGCTTCGATTCCCTTTGCTGGCAGGTATCGTTTGATCGATTTTCCTTTATCGAATATGGTAAACTCGAACATTGATGAAGTCGCCCTTTTTATCCATAACAAATTCCGATCGTTGCTTGACCATTTAGGGACGGGGGCAAGTTGGGATTTAGATCGTACCCACGGCGGTTTGTTTTTACTACCAATCGACGGCAGTAACCCGATGGATATGACGAAAGGGGATTTGCGTTTTTTTCGACATAACCAAGACTACTTTTTACGAAGTCCATCGACCCATGTTTTAATTAGCGGTAGTCAATTTATCGCCAATACAAATTATCGGAAAGCGTTCGAATATCATTTGGAGCGGGATGCGGACGTTACGTTAATTACGACACGTATCAATCGTTTTCTTCCCGAACATCGACCGCTTTTTCGGATTGAAGCGGATGATCTCGGTTGGGTGCAACAAATTACGAATGATCAAGCGAATCCGGTCGTTTTTACCGGAGTATACATTATTAATAAGGATTTGTTATTGGCGCTAGTGAATGATTGTATCGCCTACAATCGGGACAATTTTTTCATCAACGGAATTATGGATCATCTTTCTTCATTAAAGGTTCAATCTTATCAATTTGACGGACCGTGTGCTTTTATCAATTCGATTGAAAGTTATTATCGTCACAATATGAATTTATTAACGGAAAAACATTACCGGGAATTGTTTTACGAACAAGATTTTGTTAAAACGAAAATTTCTAACAACCCGCCCGTCAAATTTAAAGAGAGAGCTGCTGTTACGAATTCGATTTTATCCACCGGTTGTATCATTGACGGAAATATTGAAAAAAGCATTCTTTTTCGCGGAGTTGAAGTGAAAAAAGGGGCGGTTATTAAAAATTCCATCATCATGCAACGTTGCACGATTGAAGAAGATGTGTATTTGGAAAATGTCATTCTTGACAAAGATGTCCAAATTACAAAAGGACAAAAACTAATCGGTTCAACGCAAAAACCGTTCGTCATTGCAAAAAGGCAGGTGGTTTAA
- a CDS encoding glucose-1-phosphate adenylyltransferase has translation MGNECVAMLLAGGEGKRLGALTTNIAKPAVPFGGKYRIIDFTLSNCANSGIRTVGVLTQYSPHELHRHIGNGKPWDMNREKGGITILPPFTAKHGGEWYTGTADAIYQNIHFVNQYNPKYVLVISGDHIYQMNYEKLLEQHKQTNAEVTISVIEVPIEEAHRFGILNTTDNMQIYEFEEKPKNPKNNLASMGIYVFNWDVLKNYLIKDAMKKTSSHDFGKDVIPAMLMDGRRMFAYRFSGYWKDVGTVSSYWEANMDLLEDEYDDLVNSKTWRIYTKDSNYPPLFLGERAKIINSIANSGSFIYGTVEKSVLFENVEVGSDSDVVQSIIHSGAKIGRNVYLQRVIVMENTIIPDGVRLAVAPNEDPLIINEEIVKERIAVTGGNSV, from the coding sequence ATGGGGAACGAATGTGTAGCGATGTTATTGGCTGGAGGAGAAGGAAAACGATTAGGCGCATTGACAACGAATATAGCAAAGCCGGCAGTCCCCTTTGGCGGGAAGTATCGAATTATCGACTTTACATTAAGCAATTGTGCTAATTCTGGGATTCGAACGGTCGGGGTTTTAACACAATATTCCCCCCATGAACTCCACCGCCATATCGGAAATGGGAAGCCATGGGATATGAACCGGGAAAAGGGGGGAATTACCATTTTACCTCCCTTTACAGCGAAACACGGCGGAGAATGGTATACGGGTACAGCAGATGCCATTTATCAAAATATTCATTTCGTCAATCAGTACAATCCGAAATATGTCCTCGTTATTTCCGGTGATCATATTTACCAAATGAATTATGAAAAACTATTGGAGCAACATAAACAGACGAATGCGGAAGTGACGATATCCGTAATTGAAGTTCCAATCGAAGAAGCCCATCGTTTTGGAATTTTAAATACGACGGATAACATGCAGATTTACGAATTCGAGGAAAAACCGAAAAATCCGAAAAACAATTTGGCCTCCATGGGGATATATGTGTTCAATTGGGACGTATTAAAAAATTATTTAATTAAAGATGCGATGAAAAAAACTTCCAGCCATGATTTTGGAAAGGATGTCATTCCAGCGATGCTCATGGATGGGCGTCGGATGTTTGCCTATCGCTTCAGTGGCTATTGGAAAGATGTCGGGACGGTGTCGAGTTATTGGGAAGCGAATATGGATTTGCTTGAAGATGAATACGATGATTTAGTCAATAGCAAAACGTGGCGAATATATACGAAAGACTCTAACTATCCACCGTTATTTTTAGGGGAAAGGGCGAAGATTATTAATTCGATTGCTAATTCGGGAAGTTTTATATACGGGACGGTGGAAAAGTCGGTTTTATTTGAAAATGTGGAAGTCGGTTCGGATAGTGATGTCGTTCAATCGATTATCCATTCTGGTGCAAAAATTGGAAGGAATGTGTATTTACAACGGGTGATTGTAATGGAAAATACAATTATCCCCGATGGTGTTCGTCTAGCCGTTGCGCCGAACGAAGACCCGTTAATAATTAATGAAGAAATCGTCAAAGAGCGAATCGCTGTTACAGGGGGGAATTCGGTATGA
- the glgB gene encoding 1,4-alpha-glucan branching protein GlgB: MHYNISEDDLYLFHQGTNYESFRMMGCHFIEFDGEKGYRFSVWAPNAEEVYVVGDFNHWEVGKDRLKKVTKEGLWVGFIPDLLAGTIYKYAIRTKNGHLLLKADPYARQSELRPKTASVVPKQSNYEWQDEKWQDRRKGYDPYSSPMLIYEVHFGTWRKKESGEFYTYRELAQILVPYVKSMGYTHIELLPLMEHPFDRSWGYQTTGYYAVTSRYGTPDDFKYFVDVCHRENLGVIMDWVPGHFCKDDFGLRQFDGGPVYEYADPKKAEKHQWGTLTFDFGRPEVQSFLISNAVYWMKEYHIDGLRVDAVASMMFLNFDRPDWEEKIYNSFGGEENLEALAFIRKLNRVVFSYEPNFLMIAEDSSDFPLVTAPTHVGGLGFNFKWNMGWMNDMLKYMKYDPVYRKWHHQLITFSFMYTFSENYVLPLSHDEVVHGKKALLDKMPGDQWKQFANLRLLYGYMMCHPGKKLLFMGGEFGQYAEWKDLEQLDWHLLHYPLHGAMHHYVKMLNHFYLERPELYERDHSAEGFEWIDPHNIDQSVIAFLRRGKNEKNTLVIVCNFTPVVYYDYKIGVPSPGVYKEIFNSDRNEFGGSGQTNDGEHFSIPMKWHGFQQYIKIKVPPLAISVFQQINQKEEDDEWGTNV; the protein is encoded by the coding sequence GTGCATTATAACATTTCTGAAGACGACCTCTACTTATTTCACCAAGGAACAAATTATGAAAGTTTTCGAATGATGGGATGCCATTTCATTGAATTCGACGGAGAAAAAGGGTATCGATTTTCCGTCTGGGCTCCAAATGCTGAAGAAGTTTACGTTGTCGGCGATTTTAATCATTGGGAAGTGGGGAAAGACCGATTAAAGAAAGTGACGAAAGAAGGGCTTTGGGTCGGATTTATTCCGGATTTATTGGCCGGTACGATTTATAAATATGCCATTCGGACGAAAAACGGTCATTTGCTTTTGAAAGCTGATCCTTATGCCCGTCAATCGGAATTGCGCCCGAAAACCGCCTCGGTCGTACCGAAACAATCGAATTACGAATGGCAAGATGAAAAATGGCAAGACCGAAGAAAGGGATACGATCCATACTCCTCGCCAATGCTCATTTATGAAGTCCATTTTGGAACGTGGAGAAAAAAGGAATCGGGTGAATTTTACACGTATCGGGAATTGGCACAAATTTTAGTTCCATACGTAAAATCGATGGGCTATACCCATATCGAGCTCCTTCCGCTAATGGAGCATCCTTTCGACCGATCGTGGGGTTATCAAACGACTGGCTATTATGCGGTAACGAGTCGGTACGGGACACCCGATGATTTTAAATACTTCGTGGATGTTTGTCATCGGGAAAATCTCGGCGTCATTATGGACTGGGTTCCTGGCCATTTTTGTAAAGATGATTTTGGTCTCCGGCAATTCGATGGTGGCCCCGTTTATGAATACGCTGATCCGAAAAAAGCAGAAAAACATCAGTGGGGGACACTTACTTTTGATTTCGGTCGACCAGAAGTGCAAAGTTTTTTAATTTCGAACGCGGTTTATTGGATGAAAGAATATCATATCGATGGGCTTCGGGTCGATGCTGTGGCAAGTATGATGTTTTTGAATTTCGATCGTCCGGACTGGGAAGAAAAAATTTATAACAGTTTCGGTGGGGAAGAAAATTTAGAGGCCCTCGCCTTCATTCGAAAATTGAATCGAGTCGTTTTTTCCTATGAACCGAACTTTTTAATGATTGCTGAAGATAGTTCAGATTTCCCTCTCGTTACAGCACCGACCCATGTTGGTGGCCTCGGGTTTAATTTTAAATGGAATATGGGCTGGATGAACGATATGTTGAAGTATATGAAATACGATCCAGTTTATCGGAAATGGCATCACCAATTAATTACTTTTTCCTTTATGTATACTTTTTCGGAAAATTATGTCCTTCCTTTATCCCATGATGAAGTCGTCCATGGAAAAAAAGCTCTCCTAGATAAAATGCCCGGTGATCAATGGAAACAATTCGCCAATTTACGGTTGTTGTACGGCTATATGATGTGCCATCCGGGGAAAAAACTATTGTTTATGGGAGGTGAATTCGGTCAATACGCTGAATGGAAAGATTTAGAACAACTCGATTGGCATTTGTTACATTACCCGTTGCATGGAGCGATGCATCATTACGTGAAAATGCTGAATCATTTTTACTTGGAACGACCGGAACTGTATGAACGGGACCATTCAGCAGAAGGGTTTGAATGGATTGATCCCCATAATATTGACCAAAGTGTAATCGCCTTTTTGCGAAGGGGGAAAAATGAGAAAAATACATTAGTCATTGTGTGTAATTTCACACCTGTCGTTTATTACGACTATAAAATTGGTGTCCCGTCACCTGGCGTGTATAAGGAAATATTTAATTCAGATCGGAATGAGTTCGGTGGATCTGGTCAGACGAATGATGGAGAGCATTTTAGCATACCAATGAAATGGCACGGATTTCAACAATATATCAAGATTAAAGTACCACCATTGGCGATTTCTGTATTTCAACAAATCAATCAAAAGGAAGAGGATGATGAATGGGGAACGAATGTGTAG